The sequence CTTTAAGCTGGGGCTGCGTTCCTCCAAGTTCTGCAAGCCGCCGGCTACTTTCACGGGCAATTAATGCCTCTAGGCCCATGCGAACTAATAAAGTTTTCTCCTTAACTCCTGCTAGTTGCGAGGCTCTTT is a genomic window of Deltaproteobacteria bacterium containing:
- a CDS encoding type II toxin-antitoxin system VapB family antitoxin, whose translation is MKTTLNIDDELLKRASQLAGVKEKTLLVRMGLEALIARESSRRLAELGGTQPQLKVAPRRRVGKAQ